The following proteins are co-located in the Apis mellifera strain DH4 linkage group LG11, Amel_HAv3.1, whole genome shotgun sequence genome:
- the LOC412750 gene encoding DNA topoisomerase I, mitochondrial — protein sequence MELEQAATQSNSDSEKKIKENSNVTGNHSDTHINGMSNGFDKKREHKSEHRDRDKERSHKSDHKDRSKEKDRNHKSEHRDKEKDRHKHSSSSIKEKDKHDTSNSNKDKDKDRKSSSSSSKDKEHKSTSSSSKDKEKDKSKDKEHHHKSSSSSSSKDKDRHHSSSKDKESKEKDKDKSKDKDKYKHSLSSSSRDKDKDKDKNISKDKEKERKLEKDKERHSTSHTNDKEKHRSSEKDKDKHNLSNKDKHRHDKEKDRHRHDKEKSKHREDKDKKDKEKEEIKVKEEIMDVKSNHIGNEEFHYDIGQTIKHEVKEESVSQIEPEDDDDSGGEQPLYIKEEEDEEEPVNEEEGSMDSTDGNDTRLSDLHNTTIKTEEESDEDVPLSARSMAPTSIKRSLDSEEEEDVPLSARKKSKKSDTKTKKKKRKYEDDEDEDEIEQKPKKKGARTSKGENSSPRKKKQEEEQEVWKWWEEEKKNDGTKWTFLEHKGPVFAPPYEPLPPDVNFYYNGKEMKLSQDTEEVATFYARMLDHDYTTKPAFNSNFFHDWREVMTESERTKIVDLSKCNFKEIHAYFIQKSEERKAMTKEEKQKIKEKNEEIQKEYGYCIIDGHKEKIGNFKIEPPGLFRGRGEHPKMGKLKKRVMPEDILINCSKDSNIPKPPPGHKWKEIRHDPNVTWLASWTENIQGQVKYVMLNPSSKLKGEKDWQKYEIARKLAQLIDKIRAEYREDWKSKEMRIRQRAVALYFIDKLALRAGNEKDEDQADTVGCCSLRVEHITLHEQKDGKEYVVVFDFLGKDSIRYYNEVPVEKRVFKNLQLFMENKSPSDDLFDRLNTTVMNKHLNELMEGLTAKVFRTYNASWTLQQQLDKLTNPDDTEAEKILSYNRANRAVAILCNHQRSVPKTHAKSMENLKAKIEAKKQAINDAELAVKDAKRDAKHGSVKEKVTYEKKKKALDRLKEQLTKLEVQATDKEENKEIALGTSKLNYLDPRITVAWCKKHNVPIEKIYNKTQRDKFRWAIDMAGPDYVF from the exons ATGGAGCTTGAACAAGCAGCAACGCAGTCGAATTCCGACTCA gaaaaaaagatcaaagagAATAGCAATGTGACTGGAAATCATAGTG aTACTCATATAAATGGCATGTCAAATGGATTTGATAAAAAGAGGGAACACAAGTCCGAACATAGAGATAGAGACAAAGAACGATCTCATAAATCAGATCATAAAGACAGaagcaaagaaaaagatagaaatcatAAAAGTGAACATagggataaagaaaaagacagACATAAACATAGTTCTAGttctattaaagaaaaagataaacatGATACTAGCAATAGTAACaaggataaagataaagatagaaaaagtaGCTCATCATCAAGCAAGGATAAAGAACATAAAAGTACCAGTTCTTCAagcaaagataaagaaaaggataaaagtAAAGATAAAGAACATCATCACAAATCTAGCTCTAGTTCTAGTTCCAAGGATAAAGACAG gcaTCACAGTAGTTCAAAGGATAAAGAAAgtaaagagaaagataaagataaaagcaAGGATaaggataaatataaacatagttTAAGTTCAAGTTCtcgagataaagataaagataaagataaaaatatttctaaagataaagaaaaagaaagaaaattagaaaaggatAAGGAAAGACATTCCACATCTCATACAAATGACAAAGAAAAGCATCGTTCTtctgaaaaagataaagacaaacataatttatcaaataaagacAAACATCGtcatgataaagaaaaagatcgacATCGTCATgacaaagaaaaat CAAAACATAgagaagataaagataaaaaagataaagaaaaagaagaaattaaggtaaaagaagaaataatggaTGTCAAATCTAATCATATAGGAAATGAAGAATTCCATTATGATATTGGTCAAACCATAAAACATGAAGTgaaagaa gaaTCCGTATCACAAATTGAACCAGAGGATGATGATGATAGTGGTGGAGAACAACCATTATATattaaggaagaagaagatgaagaagagcCTGTTAATGAAGAAGAAGGTAGTATGGATTCAACTGATGGAAATGATACAAGACTTTCAGATCTTCACAATACAACAATTAAAACTGAAGAAGAATCAGATGAAGATGTGCCATtg agtgCAAGGTCAATGGCTCCTACAAGTATTAAAAGAAGTCTAGATtcagaggaagaagaagatgttCCACTTTCAGCACGTAAAAAGTCTAAAAAGAGCGAtacaaaaacaaagaaaaaaaaacgaaaatatgaAGATGATGAAGATGAAGACGAAATTGAACaa AAACCAAAGAAGAAAGGTGCAAGAACATCAAAAGGAGAAAATTCGAGtccaagaaaaaagaaacaagaggAAGAACAAGAAGTTTGGAAATg gtgggaagaagaaaaaaaaaatgatgggaCAAAATGGACATTTTTAGAACATAAAGGACCGGTATTTGCACCTCCATATGAACCACTTCCTCCTGatgtaaacttttattataatggaaaagaaatgaaattaagtcAAGATACAGAAGAAGTTGCAACATTTTATGCACGCATGTTAGATCACGATTATACTACAAAACCTGcatttaatagtaattttttccaTGATTGGAGAGAAGTTATGACTGAATCAGAAAGGACAAAAATAGTTGATTTAAGTAAGtgcaattttaaagaaatacatgcttattttattcaaaaaagcgaagaaagaaaagcaatgacaaaagaagaaaaacaaaaaataaaagaaaaaaatgaagagattCAAAAAGAATATGGTTATTGTATCATTGATggacataaagaaaaaataggaaatttcaaaattgaaccTCCTGGTTTATTCAGAGGCCGTGGTGAACATCCTAAAATgggcaaattaaaaaaaagagttatGCCTGaagatattcttattaattgttCCAAAGACTCTAATATACCAAAGCCACCACCAGGTCATAAATGGAAGGAAATTCGGCACGATCCTAATGTTACTTGGCTTGCATCTTGGACAGAAAATATTCAAGGACAAGTAAAATATGTTATGTTGAATCCATCAAGTAAActtaaaggagaaaaagattggcaaaaatatgaaatcgcTAGAAAATTAGCACAATTGATAGATAAAATTCGTGCTGAATATAGGGAAGATTGGAAAAGTAAAGAAATGCGTATAAGGCAAAGAGCTGTTGCattgtattttatagataaattagcTCTTAGGGCTGGTAATGAAAAAGATGAAGATCAAGCAGATACTGTAGGTTGTTGCTCTTTACGAGTAGAACATATTACATTACATGAGCAAAAAGATGGAAAGGAATATGTAGTTGTATTTGATTTCTTAG GTAAGGATTCTATAAGGTATTACAATGAAGTGCCAGTAGAAAAaagagtatttaaaaatttacaactttttatggaaaataaatcaCCAAGTGATGATTTATTTGATCGTCTTAATACAACTGTTATGAATAAACATTTGAACGAATTAATGGAAGGTCTCACTGCTAAAGTATTCAGAACATATAATGCTTCGTGGACATTACAGCaacaattagataaattaacaaatcctGATGATACAGAAGCGGAAAAGATCTTATCATATAATAGGGCAAATCGAGCTGTTGCAATATTATGTAATCATCAACGTTCAGTGCCTAAAACACATGCAAAATCTATGGAAAATCTTAAAGCAAAAATAGAAGCCAAAAAACAAGCTATTAATGATGCAGAACTTGCTGTAAAGGATGCCAAACGTGATGCAAAACATGGATCTGTTAAAGAAAAAGT tacatatgaaaaaaagaaaaaagctctTGATAGATTAAAAGAGCAGTTGACGAAATTGGAGGTCCAAGCAACAGATAAGGAGGAAAATAAGGAAATTGCATTAGGCActtccaaattaaattatcttgatCCTAGAATTACTGTTGCGtg gtGTAAGAAACATAATGTccctattgaaaaaatttataataaaactcaAAGGGATAAGTTCAGATGGGCAATAGATATGGCTGGACCTGACTATGTATTTTAA
- the LOC726695 gene encoding uncharacterized protein LOC726695 isoform X2, which produces MANNLNSICEEKSTRFLQIPLKSTEQIYLIFLIPTVITCVIYIIHFSADLVVAIQHFKENNIIWACCTITFMYAPAITYFMLTVSRPDWWMSNDDKLTKSIFCWFCLQFCQLVGFVLFALYRYAGLIVLCIEAIILTGKERTETLNIAATPAAIELYFFLQAWFQAAPQALFQTHLLFRETSFHQSHQSVVKVLSISMSIIILAIQTTSFQRFESQRINGRKLPWAMWLKKYCVQEFCDFEERAPLKLSNVKKNNTLENSLEQKESIQVQHEDKEQYDHISLDRQVSITPPLPPKNVYITPPPTPLRGITTVIPLPIPDVPAPPRPDSICTVVENSDSEKSFTKKISITATTKNNNTIQNLKVPQRKYSTKGLEEDDPIGKFLSFLWWFFFILARILTIAVFYEFFPLYLSIVLSLHYGIMLIYLFYYTKYYDIITFFLNLWLGLVYIISLIEYRIKFKYADKWVLPYYIFVLMQNMFLTLSWYFYSDWDGFWYTYVFYVIFGSMTLCILSTIIYYVLFKPKKHRIYTS; this is translated from the exons atggcaaacaatttaaattcaatttgtgaagaaaaatctacacgatttttacaaattcCTTTAAAATCAACTGaacagatttatttaatttttttaattccaacaGTTATTActtgtgtaatatatataattcatttttctgcTGATTTAGTAGTTGCTATTCaacatttcaaagaaaataatataatatgggCTTGTTGTACCATTACTTTCATGTATGCACCtgcaattacatattttatgttaacTGTTTCAAGACCAGATTGGTGGATGTcaaatgatgataaattaaCAAAGAGTATCTTTTGTTGGTTTTGCCTTCAATTTTGTCAATTGGTGGGCTTTGTTCTTTTTGCTCTTTAtag GTATGCAGGTCTTATAGTATTATGCATTGAAGCTATTATTTTAACTGGAAAAGAGAGAACAGAGACTTTAAATATAGCAGCTACACCTGCAgctatcgaattatatttttttttacaagcatGGTTTCAAGCAGCTCCTCAAGCTCTTTTTCAGACACATTTACTTTTTCGTGAAACATCATTTCATCAAAGTCATCAATCtg ttGTAAAGGTGCTTTCTATTAGTATGTCTATTATAATACTTGCTATTCAAACTACCTCATTTCAAAGATTTGAAAGTCAACGTATTAATGGTAGAAAATTACCATGGGCAATgtggttaaaaaaatattgtgttcag gaATTTTGTGATTTTGAAGAAAGAGCTCCTTTAAAACtatcaaatgtaaaaaaaaataatactttagaGAATTCTCTAGAACAAAAAGAATCTATACAAGTTCAACATGAAGATAAAGAGCAATATGATCATATTTCTCTTGATCGTCAAGTATCTATAACACCTCCTTTACCAcctaaaaatgtatatattacacCACCTCCAACTCCTTTACGTGGAATTACTACAGTTATACCTTTGCCTATACCAGATGTACCAGCTCCACCAAGACCAGATTCTATTTGTACAGTTGTAGAAAACTCAGATTCTGAAAAATCATTTACtaagaaaatatctattacagcaacaacaaaaaataataataccatacaaaatttaaaagttcctcaacgaaaatattcaacaaaagGTTTAGAAGAAGATGATCCtataggaaaatttttaagttttttatggtggtttttttttattctagcaCGAATACTTACTATTGCTgtattctatgaattttttccaCTTTACTTATCCATTGTGCTTAGTTTACATTATggtattatgttaatatatcttttttattatacaaaatattatgatattattactttttttcttaatttgtgGTTAGGATTAGTGTatataattagtttaattgaatacagaattaaatttaaatatgcagATAAATGGGTATTACcatattacatttttgtattaatgcaaaatatgtttttaacaTTATCTTGGTATTTCTATTCAGATTGGGATGGATTTTGGTATACTTatgttttttatgtaatatttggaAGTATgacattatgtattttatcaactataatttattatgttttatttaaaccaAAGAAACATAGGATATATACAAGCTGA
- the LOC412277 gene encoding mRNA cap guanine-N7 methyltransferase, translated as MSLSCPEEMNETKEKQDKLFSEKNLEEEILKSNSSESKEFSKKRKRENEADNTSYLETKHSQIRKHSPKSSKSEKYIEKDINNTSSDLCTNNSEKVKESSSKKIHSDNTLLVVEHYNSVENKCAALRDKSRILYMRNFNNWIKSMLIFEYINKTHGRNLKVLDMCCGKGGDLFKWRKMNATHLICTDLAEVTMQHCQDRYKEMLKRNSEEKRCFPIFTAEFITADCTKDHLRKKFKDPSISLDLVSCQFAFHYCFESLEQAECMIKNASECLKPGGHFIGTIPNAYDLVSRWQKCDGDSFGNDIYNVKFFCDKTKPPLFGAKYHFQLEGLVNCPEFLVYLPVFRKLALKFGLNLVLFERFDSFYERMKNEGRALLTKIQALETYPPRNDVSLVGKPEDYQHIKEYNMKSSSIGTLSQSEWEVTSLYAVFVFQKMKNM; from the exons ATGTCTCTATCTTGTCCTGAAGAAATGAATGAGACCAAAGAAAAACAAGATAagttattttcagaaaaaaaccttgaagaagaaatacttaaatcaaattcttctgaatctaaagaattttctaaaaaacgaaaaagagaaaatgaagCAGATAATACAAGCTATTTAGAAACTAAACATTCTCAAATTCGAAAGCATTCTCCAAAATCAtctaaaagtgaaaaatatattgaaaaagat attaataatacttCATCAGATTTATGTACCAATAACAGTGAAAAGGTAAAAGAATCATCAAGCAAAAAAATACACAGTGATAATACATTATTAGTTGTAGAACATTATAATTCAGTAGAAAATAAATGTGCTGCTCTTAGAGATAAAagcagaattttatatatgaggaattttaataattggataaaaagCATGCTTATat ttgaatatattaataaaactcaTGGAcgtaatttaaaagtattagaTATGTGTTGTGGTAAAGGaggagatttatttaaatggagAAAAATGAACGCAACACATTTAATTTGTACTGATTTAGCTGAAGTAACTATGCAACATTGTCAAGATCGATACAAAGAAATGTTAAAACGAAATtctgaagaaaaaagatgttTTCCTATATTTACTGCTGAATTTATAACAGCTGACTGTACaaag gatcatttaagaaaaaaattcaaagatccTAGTATATCACTTGATTTGGTTAGTTGTCAATTTGCATTTCATTATTGCTTTGAATCATTAGAACAAGCAGaatgtatgataaaaaatgcaaGTGAATGTTTAAAACCAGGAGGTCATTTTATTGGAACTATTCCAAATGCATATGATTTAgt ttctaGGTGGCAGAAATGTGATGGTGACAGCTttggaaatgatatttataatgtaaaatttttttgtgataAAACAAAACCACCACTTTTTGGTgctaaatatcattttcagtTAGAAGGTCTTGTAAATTGTCCAGAATTTCTTGTTTACTTACCTGTATTTCGTAAATTAGCTTTAAAATTTGGTTTAAATTTAGTACTGTTTGAaag atttgatAGTTTTTATGAACGTATGAAAAATGAAGGTAGAGCACTACTTACTAAAATACAAGCTTTGGAAACTTATCCACCTCGAAATGATGTATCTCTTGTTGGTAAACCTGAAGATTATCaacatattaaagaatataatatgaaaagttCATCAATTGGTACTTTATCTCAATCAGAATGGGAAGTTACTt caTTATATGCtgtatttgtttttcaaaaaatgaaaaatatgtag
- the LOC726695 gene encoding uncharacterized protein LOC726695 isoform X1 — protein sequence MANNLNSICEEKSTRFLQIPLKSTEQIYLIFLIPTVITCVIYIIHFSADLVVAIQHFKENNIIWACCTITFMYAPAITYFMLTVSRPDWWMSNDDKLTKSIFCWFCLQFCQLVGFVLFALYRYAGLIVLCIEAIILTGKERTETLNIAATPAAIELYFFLQAWFQAAPQALFQTHLLFRETSFHQSHQSVVVKVLSISMSIIILAIQTTSFQRFESQRINGRKLPWAMWLKKYCVQEFCDFEERAPLKLSNVKKNNTLENSLEQKESIQVQHEDKEQYDHISLDRQVSITPPLPPKNVYITPPPTPLRGITTVIPLPIPDVPAPPRPDSICTVVENSDSEKSFTKKISITATTKNNNTIQNLKVPQRKYSTKGLEEDDPIGKFLSFLWWFFFILARILTIAVFYEFFPLYLSIVLSLHYGIMLIYLFYYTKYYDIITFFLNLWLGLVYIISLIEYRIKFKYADKWVLPYYIFVLMQNMFLTLSWYFYSDWDGFWYTYVFYVIFGSMTLCILSTIIYYVLFKPKKHRIYTS from the exons atggcaaacaatttaaattcaatttgtgaagaaaaatctacacgatttttacaaattcCTTTAAAATCAACTGaacagatttatttaatttttttaattccaacaGTTATTActtgtgtaatatatataattcatttttctgcTGATTTAGTAGTTGCTATTCaacatttcaaagaaaataatataatatgggCTTGTTGTACCATTACTTTCATGTATGCACCtgcaattacatattttatgttaacTGTTTCAAGACCAGATTGGTGGATGTcaaatgatgataaattaaCAAAGAGTATCTTTTGTTGGTTTTGCCTTCAATTTTGTCAATTGGTGGGCTTTGTTCTTTTTGCTCTTTAtag GTATGCAGGTCTTATAGTATTATGCATTGAAGCTATTATTTTAACTGGAAAAGAGAGAACAGAGACTTTAAATATAGCAGCTACACCTGCAgctatcgaattatatttttttttacaagcatGGTTTCAAGCAGCTCCTCAAGCTCTTTTTCAGACACATTTACTTTTTCGTGAAACATCATTTCATCAAAGTCATCAATCtg tagttGTAAAGGTGCTTTCTATTAGTATGTCTATTATAATACTTGCTATTCAAACTACCTCATTTCAAAGATTTGAAAGTCAACGTATTAATGGTAGAAAATTACCATGGGCAATgtggttaaaaaaatattgtgttcag gaATTTTGTGATTTTGAAGAAAGAGCTCCTTTAAAACtatcaaatgtaaaaaaaaataatactttagaGAATTCTCTAGAACAAAAAGAATCTATACAAGTTCAACATGAAGATAAAGAGCAATATGATCATATTTCTCTTGATCGTCAAGTATCTATAACACCTCCTTTACCAcctaaaaatgtatatattacacCACCTCCAACTCCTTTACGTGGAATTACTACAGTTATACCTTTGCCTATACCAGATGTACCAGCTCCACCAAGACCAGATTCTATTTGTACAGTTGTAGAAAACTCAGATTCTGAAAAATCATTTACtaagaaaatatctattacagcaacaacaaaaaataataataccatacaaaatttaaaagttcctcaacgaaaatattcaacaaaagGTTTAGAAGAAGATGATCCtataggaaaatttttaagttttttatggtggtttttttttattctagcaCGAATACTTACTATTGCTgtattctatgaattttttccaCTTTACTTATCCATTGTGCTTAGTTTACATTATggtattatgttaatatatcttttttattatacaaaatattatgatattattactttttttcttaatttgtgGTTAGGATTAGTGTatataattagtttaattgaatacagaattaaatttaaatatgcagATAAATGGGTATTACcatattacatttttgtattaatgcaaaatatgtttttaacaTTATCTTGGTATTTCTATTCAGATTGGGATGGATTTTGGTATACTTatgttttttatgtaatatttggaAGTATgacattatgtattttatcaactataatttattatgttttatttaaaccaAAGAAACATAGGATATATACAAGCTGA
- the LOC552753 gene encoding uncharacterized protein LOC552753 produces MNYKIMDTFSTQRYETKIQSFDTCMIDAANQQREISETVNGQASSQTIEVENQENHETSSLHQPQHESEQQHQQDQPNQISQLQSNTQQSMTLTPIRLPAILDGEFFTVIRVEDSNVTVRCLQCQKHLNGNLKSTGNFLSHIKRVHPFMVDKIKCKSNQRKPAMIYIDLSADKCPEIVRTKRRYRKCYKTDEWQPGNEEAYDQSSEWSESPIIRRRKLEEAECSDLLKISHNNSFVMEDEFDAIGRNVAAKLRNMRLDQRIIAEKLLNDILFEAQLGNLHRDSNIHV; encoded by the exons atgaattataaaatcatggaTACATTTTCTACACAAAGGTATGAAACAAAGATTCAAAGTTTTGATACATGCATGATTGATGCTGCAAATCAACAGAGAGAAATATCTGAAACAGTCAATGGACAGGCATCTTCTCAAACAATTGAAGTTGAGAATCAAGAAAATCATGAAACTTCAAGTTTACATCAGCCACAACATGAATCTGAACAACAACATCAACAAGATCAACCTAATCAAATCTCACAGTTACAATCTAATACTCAACAAAGTATGACTCTTACTCCAATTCGATTACCTGCCATACTTGATGGAGAATTCTTTACTGTAATTAGAGTAGAAGATAGTAATGTAACAGTTCGATGTTTACAATgtcaaaaacatttaaatggaaatttaaaatctactggaaattttttaagtcATATCAaa AGAGTACATCCTTTTAtggttgataaaataaaatgtaaatctaATCAAAGAAAACCTGcaatgatatatattgatttatcagCAGATAAATGCCCAGAAATAGTAAGAACTAAAAGAAGATATAGAAAATGTTACAAAACA gaTGAGTGGCAACCAGGAAATGAAGAAGCATATGATCAGTCTAGTGAATGGTCTGAAAGTCCAATAATTCGTAGACGTAAATTAGAAGAAGCTGAATGTTCTGATCtcttaaaaatatcacataataattcatttgtaaTGGAAGATGAGTTTGATGCAATTGGAAGAAATGTTGCAGCAAAACTTAGAAATATGAGATTAGATCAAAGAATTATagctgaaaaattattaaatgatattttatttgaagcaCAATTAGGAAATCTTCATAGAGATTCTAATATACAtgtatga